The following proteins are encoded in a genomic region of Mycobacterium kiyosense:
- the priA_2 gene encoding putative primosomal protein N': MISNISRDSAAAEVEPVARVLPMLSVPHLDREFDYLVSPEQSDDAQPGVRVRVRFHGRLVDGFVLERRNDTDHQGKLGWLDRVVSAEPVLTPEIRRLVEAVAARYAGTRADVLRLAVPARHARVEKEVTALAVLPVVAPVDPSGWQAYSRGAQFLDALAASRAARAVWQALPGERWADRFADAAAQTVAAGRAALAIVPDQRDLDTLWQATIQHVDPDSVVALSAGLGPAARYRRWLAALRGNARVVIGTRSAVFAPIADLGLVMVWSDADDSLAEPRAPYPHAREVAMLRAHQARCAAVIGGYARTAEAQALVRSGWAHDIVAPRPVVRTRAPRVVALDDSGYADERDPAARTARIPSIALRAARSALEAGAPVLVQVPRRGYVPSLACARCRAIARCRHCTGPLALPERGVGAACRWCGRVDPVPRCARCGSDAVRAVIVGARRTAEEMGRAFPGTPVVTSSGDAVVTEVPAHPALVVATPGAEPSASGGYGAALLLDTWALLGRQDLRAAEDALWRWMSAAALVRPRADGGVVAVVAESSLPTVQSLIRWDPVGHADAELAARAEVGLPPSVHIAALDGSADGVAALLGEARLPEDAESLGPVDLPAGARRPPGTAADVPVIRMLVRVPREHGLRLAAALRAAVAVLSARQSHHPVRVQIDPLHIG, encoded by the coding sequence TTGATTAGCAACATTTCTCGCGATTCGGCTGCCGCCGAGGTGGAGCCGGTCGCGCGGGTGTTGCCGATGCTGTCGGTGCCGCATCTGGATCGCGAGTTCGACTACCTGGTCTCACCCGAGCAATCCGACGACGCGCAGCCGGGCGTGCGGGTCCGGGTGCGCTTCCACGGCCGCCTGGTCGACGGGTTCGTGCTGGAGCGACGCAACGACACCGATCACCAGGGCAAGCTGGGCTGGCTGGATCGGGTGGTGTCCGCCGAGCCGGTGCTCACGCCGGAGATCCGCCGGCTGGTGGAGGCGGTCGCCGCGCGGTACGCCGGAACGCGGGCGGATGTGCTGCGACTGGCGGTCCCGGCCCGGCATGCCAGGGTGGAAAAAGAAGTGACGGCCCTGGCCGTGCTGCCGGTGGTGGCGCCCGTCGACCCGTCCGGCTGGCAGGCCTACAGTCGCGGCGCTCAGTTTCTGGATGCGCTGGCCGCCTCTCGGGCCGCCCGCGCCGTGTGGCAGGCGCTGCCGGGTGAGCGGTGGGCCGACCGCTTCGCCGACGCGGCCGCGCAGACCGTGGCAGCGGGACGGGCGGCGCTGGCGATCGTGCCGGACCAGCGCGATCTGGACACGTTGTGGCAGGCGACGATCCAGCACGTCGACCCCGACAGCGTCGTCGCCTTGTCGGCCGGGCTCGGGCCGGCCGCGCGCTACCGGCGCTGGCTGGCCGCACTGCGGGGCAACGCCCGCGTGGTAATCGGCACGCGTAGTGCGGTGTTCGCCCCCATCGCCGACCTCGGTCTGGTCATGGTGTGGTCGGATGCCGACGACAGCCTCGCCGAGCCCCGCGCCCCCTATCCGCATGCCCGTGAGGTGGCGATGTTGCGGGCGCATCAGGCCCGCTGCGCCGCTGTGATCGGCGGTTATGCCCGAACCGCGGAGGCGCAGGCGCTGGTGCGCAGCGGCTGGGCGCACGACATCGTGGCCCCCCGGCCGGTAGTGCGGACCCGGGCGCCGCGGGTCGTCGCCCTCGACGACAGCGGGTACGCCGACGAGCGCGACCCGGCGGCGCGGACCGCGCGGATACCGTCCATCGCGTTGCGCGCCGCCCGCTCAGCGCTGGAGGCTGGCGCGCCGGTGCTGGTCCAGGTGCCGCGCCGCGGGTATGTGCCGTCGCTGGCCTGTGCGCGCTGCCGTGCGATCGCCCGCTGCCGCCACTGCACGGGTCCCTTGGCGTTGCCGGAGCGCGGTGTGGGCGCGGCATGCCGGTGGTGTGGCCGGGTCGACCCGGTGCCGCGGTGCGCCCGCTGCGGGTCGGACGCGGTGCGTGCGGTGATCGTCGGGGCGCGGCGCACGGCCGAGGAGATGGGCCGGGCCTTTCCGGGCACTCCGGTGGTCACGTCGTCCGGTGATGCGGTGGTGACGGAGGTGCCGGCGCACCCCGCGTTGGTGGTGGCCACGCCGGGTGCCGAACCGAGCGCGTCGGGCGGCTACGGGGCGGCTCTGCTGCTGGACACCTGGGCCCTGTTGGGCCGCCAGGACCTGCGCGCCGCCGAGGATGCGCTGTGGCGCTGGATGAGCGCGGCCGCTCTGGTCCGGCCCCGCGCCGACGGCGGCGTGGTCGCCGTGGTCGCCGAATCCTCCCTTCCCACAGTGCAATCGCTGATCCGGTGGGATCCGGTGGGGCATGCCGACGCCGAGCTCGCGGCGCGCGCCGAGGTCGGATTGCCGCCCAGTGTGCACATCGCCGCCCTGGACGGCAGCGCCGACGGGGTGGCCGCGTTGCTGGGCGAGGCGCGGCTGCCCGAGGACGCCGAGTCGCTGGGGCCGGTGGATCTGCCCGCAGGCGCCCGCCGCCCGCCGGGGACCGCCGCCGACGTCCCGGTCATCCGGATGCTGGTGCGGGTCCCCCGGGAACACGGTCTGCGACTGGCGGCCGCCCTGCGGGCAGCGGTCGCGGTGCTCAGCGCGCGGCAGTCTCACCATCCCGTCCGGGTCCAGATCGATCCGCTGCACATCGGCTGA
- a CDS encoding monoxygenase: MQSRRNTSPDYHVVIVGAGFSGIGAAIKLDQAGLSDYLVIEAGDGVGGTWYWNTYPGIAVDIPSFSYQFSFEQSPNWSRSYAPGHELRAYAEHCVDKYGIGSRIRFNTKVISAAFDDTHDLWRLQTDPGGEITARFVIGASGVLTVPKLPDIDGVDSFDGITMHTARWDHSQDLTGKRVAIIGTGASAVQIIPEIAPIVSQLTVFQRTPIWCFPKLDFPLPAPARWAMRIPGGSAVQRWLSQAYVEATFPISAHYFKVFPLARWTAVAGRRYLAQQVKDPVVRDKLTPRYAVGCKRPGFHNTYLATFNRDNVELVTDPIAKITPTSVVTADGSSHEVDVLILATGFKVLDTDDVLTFAVTGSGGQSLSQFWDEHRTQAYEGVAVPGFPNFFVVFGPYGYVGSSYFALIETQTHHILRCLKRARDDGATRVEVKAEANDRYFAEMMRRRYRQVFWQDSCRQANSYYFDKNGDVPLRPTTTVEAYWRSRHFDLDDYRFSA; encoded by the coding sequence ATGCAGTCGCGACGGAATACCTCACCCGACTACCACGTCGTCATCGTCGGAGCCGGGTTCTCCGGCATCGGCGCCGCCATCAAACTCGACCAGGCCGGGTTGTCCGACTATCTGGTGATCGAAGCCGGCGACGGGGTCGGCGGCACCTGGTACTGGAACACCTACCCCGGTATCGCGGTGGACATTCCGTCGTTCTCCTACCAGTTCTCGTTCGAGCAGAGCCCGAACTGGTCGCGCAGCTACGCGCCCGGGCACGAGTTGCGGGCCTACGCCGAGCACTGCGTCGACAAGTACGGCATCGGGTCCCGAATCCGGTTCAACACCAAGGTGATCTCCGCCGCATTCGACGACACGCACGACCTGTGGCGGCTACAGACAGATCCGGGCGGCGAAATCACCGCACGCTTCGTGATCGGCGCCAGCGGCGTGCTGACCGTGCCCAAGCTGCCCGACATCGACGGCGTGGACTCCTTCGACGGCATCACCATGCATACCGCGCGCTGGGACCACAGCCAGGACCTGACCGGCAAACGGGTCGCGATCATCGGCACCGGCGCCTCGGCCGTCCAGATCATTCCCGAGATCGCGCCGATTGTCAGTCAGCTCACCGTGTTTCAGCGCACCCCGATCTGGTGTTTTCCCAAGCTGGACTTCCCGCTGCCGGCCCCGGCCCGCTGGGCGATGCGGATACCGGGCGGCAGCGCCGTGCAACGTTGGCTCAGCCAGGCCTACGTCGAGGCCACCTTCCCCATTTCGGCGCACTACTTCAAGGTGTTCCCGCTGGCCCGGTGGACCGCGGTGGCCGGCCGGCGCTATCTGGCCCAGCAGGTCAAGGATCCGGTGGTGCGCGACAAGCTCACCCCCCGCTACGCCGTGGGCTGTAAGCGGCCGGGTTTTCACAACACGTACCTGGCCACCTTCAACCGCGACAACGTAGAGCTGGTCACCGATCCGATCGCCAAAATCACCCCCACGTCGGTGGTGACGGCCGACGGCAGCAGCCACGAGGTCGACGTGCTGATCCTGGCTACTGGCTTCAAGGTGCTCGACACCGATGACGTGCTGACGTTCGCCGTCACCGGATCCGGCGGCCAGTCACTGAGCCAGTTCTGGGACGAGCATCGCACGCAGGCCTACGAGGGAGTAGCCGTCCCGGGTTTTCCGAATTTCTTCGTGGTGTTCGGCCCATACGGCTATGTCGGCTCGTCGTACTTCGCGTTGATCGAGACCCAGACCCACCACATCCTGCGTTGCCTCAAGCGTGCCCGCGACGACGGCGCGACCCGCGTCGAGGTGAAAGCCGAAGCCAACGACCGGTATTTCGCCGAGATGATGCGCCGGCGCTACCGGCAGGTGTTCTGGCAGGACAGTTGCCGGCAGGCCAACAGCTACTATTTCGACAAGAACGGCGACGTGCCGCTGCGACCCACCACCACCGTCGAAGCCTATTGGCGCAGTAGGCATTTCGACCTCGACGACTACCGGTTCAGCGCCTGA
- the lipI gene encoding lipase, whose amino-acid sequence MPAHPAATQPPTINRGAYGTPMPTLDNAADEKPGVDPILLKVLDAVPFRLSTEDGLDAVRQRLRDLPRRPLHPELRVEDRTLDGPGGPVGIRIYWPPTQSELSPVVMFFHGGGFVMGDLDTHDGTARQHAVGAEAIVVSVDYRLAPEHPYPAAIEDAWAATRWVAEHGAELGANTSRIALAGDSAGGTIAAAIAQQARDEGAPPITFQLLWYPSTMWDASLPSFTENADAPILGAKAISDFSRWYAGEVDMSNPPAAMAPGRASDLSGLPAAYIAVAAYDPLRDDGIRYGELLAEAGVPVEVHNAETMVHGYLGYAGVVPAATAAMDRGLTQLRVALHG is encoded by the coding sequence ATGCCCGCCCATCCGGCGGCCACCCAGCCGCCGACCATCAACCGGGGTGCGTACGGTACCCCCATGCCCACTTTGGACAACGCCGCCGATGAGAAACCCGGTGTCGACCCCATCCTGCTGAAGGTACTGGATGCCGTTCCGTTTCGGCTATCGACCGAGGACGGGCTCGACGCCGTCCGTCAGCGGCTGCGTGACCTGCCGCGCCGGCCGCTGCATCCCGAACTTCGCGTCGAAGACCGGACACTGGACGGCCCCGGTGGTCCGGTAGGCATCCGGATCTATTGGCCGCCAACACAATCCGAGCTTTCGCCGGTTGTGATGTTTTTTCACGGCGGCGGTTTCGTGATGGGCGACCTGGACACCCACGACGGCACGGCCCGCCAGCATGCCGTCGGCGCGGAGGCGATCGTGGTGTCGGTCGACTACCGGCTGGCCCCCGAGCATCCCTATCCGGCCGCCATCGAGGACGCTTGGGCCGCAACGCGATGGGTCGCCGAGCACGGGGCCGAGCTGGGCGCCAACACCAGTCGGATTGCGCTGGCCGGAGATTCGGCGGGCGGCACCATCGCTGCGGCGATCGCGCAGCAGGCGCGCGACGAGGGCGCGCCGCCGATCACATTCCAACTGCTGTGGTACCCGTCCACGATGTGGGACGCGTCGTTGCCGTCGTTCACCGAGAACGCCGACGCGCCGATCCTGGGCGCCAAGGCGATCTCGGACTTCTCCCGTTGGTATGCCGGCGAAGTCGACATGTCCAATCCACCCGCGGCGATGGCGCCGGGCCGCGCCTCTGATTTGTCCGGCCTGCCGGCCGCCTACATCGCCGTGGCCGCCTACGACCCGCTGCGCGACGACGGCATCCGGTACGGCGAACTGCTGGCCGAGGCCGGCGTCCCGGTCGAGGTGCACAACGCCGAGACCATGGTGCACGGCTACCTCGGATACGCCGGGGTGGTGCCCGCGGCCACCGCCGCGATGGACCGCGGGTTAACGCAATTGCGCGTTGCGCTGCACGGATAG
- a CDS encoding putative membrane protein, protein MVGGWVAAGWAGIAYGVFLTVIALRLPPGSELTGQWSLQPLFKASMAVLLAVAAVAHPVARERRWLVPALLCSAAGDWLLAMPWWKLSFVLGLGAFLLAHICFLLALLPHAVPSRGRVAAAVVMVLTSASMLVWFWPHLHEGAENLTVPVTVYLTVLSAMVCTALLARLPTIWTAVGAVCFAASDSMIAIGKFILGNEALAVPIWWSYAAAEILITAGFFFGREDLQRPAETAAVASESDQKDVD, encoded by the coding sequence ATGGTCGGCGGCTGGGTGGCCGCCGGATGGGCGGGCATCGCCTACGGCGTCTTTTTGACCGTGATCGCCCTGCGGTTGCCGCCCGGTAGCGAACTCACCGGGCAGTGGAGCCTGCAGCCGCTTTTCAAGGCGTCGATGGCGGTGCTGCTGGCCGTCGCCGCCGTCGCACACCCGGTGGCCCGCGAGCGGCGCTGGCTGGTGCCGGCACTGTTGTGCTCCGCCGCGGGTGACTGGTTGCTGGCGATGCCGTGGTGGAAGTTGTCGTTCGTGTTGGGGTTGGGCGCATTTCTGTTGGCGCACATATGCTTTCTGCTCGCGCTGCTGCCGCATGCGGTCCCGTCGCGGGGGCGCGTCGCGGCCGCGGTGGTGATGGTGCTGACGTCGGCCTCGATGCTGGTCTGGTTCTGGCCGCACCTGCACGAAGGTGCCGAGAATCTGACCGTCCCGGTGACGGTCTACCTCACCGTGCTGTCGGCGATGGTGTGCACGGCGCTGCTGGCGCGGCTGCCCACCATCTGGACCGCGGTGGGCGCGGTGTGCTTCGCCGCGTCGGACTCGATGATCGCGATCGGCAAGTTCATCCTGGGCAACGAAGCGTTGGCGGTGCCGATCTGGTGGTCGTACGCCGCGGCCGAGATCCTGATCACCGCGGGGTTCTTCTTCGGCCGCGAGGATCTGCAGAGGCCGGCGGAAACTGCCGCCGTGGCCAGCGAGTCAGACCAGAAAGACGTTGATTAG
- a CDS encoding cholesterol oxidase: MAVGAAGLGAYERGTHRTEPASRPKSHYRAIVIGSGYGGGVTALRLGEAGVETLIIEKGRLWDVADGDGRRFSRMLPADNRAGWFTSVPPSLVPSFRGVSMEQVSRHAPSKQPVQAGICDKVEHGAHTVFRGVAVGGGSMVNAAIAAIPTPAQLRAAFPDIDPNVFLGTYIQRAKAMLRISYRDLDWFERTPYFQYARVGRQYAAAAGYGVDYNGSAYSFDYLRKEEAGQVPRSALDFEQQYGNNYGRFGSVDQTYIAAALRTGRVTLRPLTEVTEIRRDSSGEYVVATREIDRFGKELRRDEIGCEELYLAAGVLGTTELLLRARETGTLPDLNDEIGRGYGNNGDIMVAHMLAPGDPAGTRQSLMGMINLDGRDDPDNPVYASMFSLPLPVETYALGYYVMVRTGDRADIGFDRAANTIRINWPQGHTEHLRERAKLVFDRVTGANQVDYRDDLFGGKVFTPNTVHPMGGVVRGRATDPFGRVNGYRKLYVNDASLLPGYLGCNPFMTITALAERNVEAVLQGR, encoded by the coding sequence GTGGCCGTCGGGGCCGCTGGTCTCGGCGCTTACGAACGGGGCACTCACCGGACCGAACCCGCATCGCGTCCCAAGAGCCATTACCGCGCCATCGTGATCGGCAGCGGTTACGGGGGTGGGGTGACGGCGCTGCGCCTCGGCGAAGCCGGAGTCGAAACCCTGATCATCGAGAAGGGCAGGCTCTGGGATGTCGCCGACGGCGACGGCAGACGATTCTCGCGGATGCTGCCCGCGGACAACCGGGCCGGCTGGTTCACGTCGGTGCCACCCAGCCTGGTGCCGTCCTTCCGTGGCGTGTCGATGGAACAGGTTTCCCGCCACGCCCCGTCCAAGCAACCGGTGCAGGCCGGGATCTGCGACAAAGTGGAGCACGGCGCACACACCGTGTTCCGCGGCGTCGCGGTGGGAGGCGGGTCGATGGTCAATGCCGCCATCGCCGCGATACCGACCCCCGCCCAGCTTCGCGCGGCCTTTCCCGACATCGACCCCAACGTATTCCTGGGCACCTACATCCAACGCGCAAAAGCCATGCTGCGCATCAGTTATCGCGATCTCGACTGGTTCGAGCGGACGCCGTACTTCCAGTACGCCCGGGTCGGGCGGCAGTACGCGGCAGCCGCGGGTTACGGGGTCGACTACAACGGCAGCGCCTACTCGTTCGACTACCTGAGAAAGGAAGAAGCGGGCCAGGTTCCGCGCTCAGCGCTGGATTTCGAGCAGCAGTACGGCAACAACTACGGCAGGTTCGGCAGCGTCGATCAGACCTACATCGCGGCCGCGCTGCGAACCGGCCGGGTGACGCTGCGACCGCTCACCGAGGTCACCGAGATACGCCGCGACTCCTCCGGCGAGTACGTGGTGGCAACCCGCGAGATCGACCGGTTCGGCAAGGAGCTGCGGCGCGACGAAATCGGTTGTGAGGAACTGTATCTCGCCGCCGGTGTACTCGGCACCACGGAACTGTTGTTACGGGCCCGGGAAACCGGGACGCTGCCCGACCTGAACGACGAGATCGGCCGCGGCTACGGCAACAACGGCGACATCATGGTCGCGCACATGCTGGCGCCCGGCGATCCCGCCGGCACCCGGCAGTCCTTGATGGGCATGATCAATCTGGACGGCCGTGACGACCCGGACAATCCGGTCTATGCCAGCATGTTCTCGCTGCCGCTCCCCGTCGAGACCTATGCGCTGGGCTACTACGTCATGGTGCGCACCGGCGACCGTGCCGATATCGGCTTCGACCGGGCCGCGAACACGATCCGCATCAACTGGCCGCAGGGGCACACCGAACACCTGCGCGAACGCGCCAAACTGGTCTTCGACCGGGTTACCGGCGCCAACCAGGTGGACTATCGTGACGACCTCTTCGGCGGAAAGGTGTTCACGCCCAACACCGTTCACCCCATGGGTGGTGTGGTACGCGGTAGGGCCACCGACCCGTTCGGCCGGGTCAACGGCTACCGGAAGCTGTACGTCAACGACGCCTCGCTGCTGCCCGGATACCTGGGCTGCAACCCGTTCATGACCATCACCGCGCTGGCCGAGCGCAATGTCGAGGCCGTCCTGCAGGGTCGCTGA
- the nlhH gene encoding carboxylesterase NlhH — MTDPTIVPSGIDPILKMLLDAIPMTFSAADGVEVARAQMAALKLPSELLPPLRIEERRVGYGEHGDIPVRIYWPPTAAQDDLPVVVFYHGGGWALGDLDTHDHVARAHAVGTDAIVVSVDYRLAPEHPFPAAIEDSWAALRWVGENAAELGGDPTRIAVAGDSAGGNISAVMAQLARDHNGPDLIFQLLWYPSCIGDRTLPSFLENSRDPILDEQVIDAFLAWYVPHLDLSDHTALPAHLAPGNGELAGLPPAFIGTAQYDPLRDDGARYAELLAAAGVAVELCNEPTMVHGYASFAVVVPAAAEATSRGLAALKKALYP, encoded by the coding sequence ATGACGGATCCGACCATCGTCCCCAGCGGCATCGATCCGATCCTGAAGATGCTGCTCGATGCCATTCCGATGACCTTCAGCGCCGCCGACGGCGTCGAGGTCGCCCGGGCGCAGATGGCGGCGCTCAAGTTGCCGTCGGAGCTGCTCCCGCCGCTGCGCATCGAGGAGCGCCGGGTCGGCTACGGCGAACACGGCGACATCCCGGTGCGGATCTACTGGCCGCCGACCGCCGCGCAGGACGACCTGCCGGTGGTCGTCTTCTACCACGGCGGCGGCTGGGCGCTGGGCGACCTGGACACCCACGACCACGTCGCGCGCGCCCACGCCGTCGGGACCGACGCCATCGTGGTGTCAGTGGACTACCGGCTGGCCCCCGAGCACCCGTTCCCGGCCGCCATCGAGGACAGTTGGGCGGCGCTGCGCTGGGTCGGCGAAAACGCCGCCGAGCTGGGCGGCGACCCCACGCGCATCGCCGTCGCCGGCGACTCCGCGGGCGGCAACATCTCGGCGGTCATGGCCCAACTGGCCCGCGACCACAACGGACCGGACCTGATCTTTCAGCTGTTGTGGTACCCGTCGTGCATCGGCGACCGGACGCTGCCGTCGTTCCTGGAGAACAGCCGGGACCCGATCCTGGACGAGCAGGTCATCGACGCGTTTCTGGCCTGGTACGTCCCGCACCTCGACCTCAGCGACCACACTGCGCTGCCCGCCCACCTGGCTCCCGGCAACGGCGAGCTGGCGGGTCTGCCGCCGGCATTCATCGGTACCGCGCAATACGATCCGCTGCGCGACGACGGGGCCCGGTATGCCGAGCTGCTTGCCGCCGCGGGGGTCGCGGTGGAGTTGTGCAACGAGCCGACCATGGTGCACGGTTACGCGAGCTTCGCGGTGGTGGTGCCCGCCGCCGCGGAGGCGACGAGCCGCGGGCTGGCGGCGCTGAAGAAGGCGCTCTACCCTTAA
- a CDS encoding hypothetical protein (possible pseudo due to internal stop codon) translates to MVASWLLVALTGLGVFWWIGPVLAFGVIPVLDQMIRPDSSNPPEDVLEWLEGDRFYRCITYLYLPNQYGSVLLACWFWAGGGWVTMTFADKAGLMTTVGLIGGLAINAAHDLGHTREVQERRLAKLALAQTCYGHFFVEHNRGHHVRVATAEDPASARLGETLYAFVPRSVIGGVRSAWNLEAARLARDGKTRWTLRNDVLNAWLISIVLFAVLALWFRPVVLPWLIGQAVIGIGLLETVNYVEHYGLRRQQLASGRYERVRPSHSWNSNTVIANVCLFHLQRHSDHHANPLRRYQALRHDEESPQLPGGYSTMVPLAMIPPLWRRVMDRRVLAFYGGDIRLAALKPGR, encoded by the coding sequence GTGGTGGCCTCATGGCTGCTGGTCGCGCTGACCGGTCTCGGCGTGTTCTGGTGGATTGGTCCGGTGCTCGCGTTCGGGGTCATCCCGGTGCTCGACCAGATGATCCGACCCGATTCCAGCAACCCGCCCGAGGACGTTCTGGAATGGCTGGAAGGCGACCGGTTCTATCGCTGCATCACGTATCTCTACCTGCCGAATCAGTATGGATCGGTGCTGCTCGCGTGCTGGTTCTGGGCCGGCGGGGGTTGGGTCACAATGACTTTCGCCGACAAGGCCGGCTTGATGACGACCGTGGGACTGATCGGCGGGCTGGCCATCAACGCCGCCCACGATCTGGGACACACCCGCGAAGTCCAGGAACGACGTCTCGCCAAGCTCGCGCTGGCCCAGACCTGCTACGGGCACTTCTTCGTCGAGCACAATCGCGGCCATCACGTGCGGGTGGCCACCGCCGAGGATCCGGCGAGTGCGCGACTGGGCGAGACCCTGTACGCCTTCGTGCCGCGGTCGGTGATCGGCGGCGTGCGCTCTGCGTGGAACCTGGAAGCCGCCCGACTGGCCCGGGACGGCAAAACTCGCTGGACTCTGCGCAACGACGTGCTCAACGCCTGGCTGATCAGCATCGTCCTGTTCGCCGTGCTGGCTCTCTGGTTCCGGCCGGTCGTGCTGCCCTGGCTGATCGGCCAGGCCGTGATCGGCATCGGGCTGCTGGAAACGGTCAACTACGTCGAGCACTACGGACTACGGCGGCAGCAGCTGGCCAGCGGACGCTACGAGCGGGTGCGGCCGTCGCACAGCTGGAACAGCAACACGGTGATAGCCAACGTGTGCCTGTTCCACCTGCAGCGTCACTCCGACCACCACGCCAACCCGCTGCGCCGATATCAGGCGCTGCGGCACGACGAGGAGTCACCGCAGCTACCCGGCGGCTACAGCACCATGGTGCCGCTGGCGATGATTCCCCCGCTGTGGCGACGCGTGATGGACCGGCGGGTGCTGGCCTTCTACGGCGGAGACATCCGTCTGGCCGCCTTGAAGCCCGGGCGCTAG
- the metK gene encoding S-adenosylmethionine synthase: protein MSEKGRLFTSESVTEGHPDKICDAISDSVLDALLADDPRSRVAVETLVTTGQVHVVGEVTTTAKEAFADITNIVRKRILDIGYDSSDKGFDGETCGVNIGIGAQSPDIAQGVDTAHEARVEGAADPLDSQGAGDQGLMFGYAINDTPELMPLPIALAHRLSRRLTEVRKNGTLGYLRPDGKTQVTIAYEDNVPVRLDTVVVSTQHADGVDLENTLDPDIRQHVLQTVLDELAHDTLDASSTRVLVNPTGKFVLGGPMGDAGLTGRKIIVDTYGGWARHGGGAFSGKDPSKVDRSAAYAMRWVAKNVVAAGLAERVEVQVAYAIGKAAPVGLFIETFGTEAVDPVKIEKIIPEVFDLRPGAIIRDLNLLRPIYAQTAAYGHFGRTDVELPWEQTNKVDDLKHAI, encoded by the coding sequence GTGAGCGAGAAGGGTCGGCTGTTCACCAGCGAATCGGTGACCGAGGGGCATCCAGACAAGATCTGTGACGCGATCAGTGACTCGGTCCTCGACGCGCTGCTCGCCGACGATCCTCGCTCCCGTGTCGCGGTCGAGACGCTGGTGACCACGGGGCAGGTCCACGTCGTCGGCGAGGTGACCACCACCGCCAAAGAGGCGTTCGCCGACATCACCAACATCGTGCGCAAGCGCATCCTCGACATCGGCTACGACTCCTCGGACAAGGGTTTCGACGGCGAGACGTGCGGGGTGAACATCGGCATCGGCGCCCAGTCGCCCGACATCGCCCAGGGTGTGGACACCGCGCACGAAGCCCGCGTCGAGGGCGCGGCCGACCCGCTGGACTCTCAAGGCGCCGGCGACCAGGGCCTGATGTTCGGCTACGCCATCAACGACACCCCGGAACTGATGCCGCTGCCCATCGCGCTGGCCCACCGGCTGTCGCGGCGGCTCACCGAGGTCCGCAAGAACGGCACGCTGGGCTATCTGCGGCCGGACGGCAAGACCCAGGTCACCATCGCCTACGAGGACAACGTCCCGGTCCGGCTGGACACCGTGGTCGTCTCCACCCAGCACGCGGACGGGGTCGACCTGGAGAACACGCTGGACCCCGACATCCGGCAGCACGTGCTGCAGACCGTGCTCGACGAGCTGGCCCACGACACCCTGGACGCCTCGTCCACACGGGTGCTGGTTAACCCGACCGGCAAGTTCGTGCTGGGCGGCCCGATGGGCGATGCGGGCCTGACCGGCCGCAAGATCATCGTGGACACCTACGGCGGCTGGGCTCGGCATGGCGGCGGCGCCTTCTCGGGCAAGGACCCGTCCAAGGTGGACCGCTCGGCGGCGTACGCGATGCGCTGGGTGGCCAAGAACGTCGTGGCGGCCGGATTGGCGGAGCGGGTCGAGGTGCAGGTGGCGTACGCCATCGGCAAGGCTGCGCCGGTCGGGCTGTTCATCGAGACGTTCGGCACCGAGGCGGTCGACCCGGTCAAGATCGAGAAGATCATCCCCGAGGTGTTCGACTTGCGTCCCGGTGCGATCATCCGTGACCTGAACCTGCTGCGGCCCATCTATGCGCAGACGGCCGCCTACGGGCACTTCGGGCGCACCGACGTCGAGTTGCCCTGGGAGCAGACCAACAAGGTCGACGACCTCAAGCACGCCATCTAG